One Thunnus thynnus chromosome 21, fThuThy2.1, whole genome shotgun sequence DNA segment encodes these proteins:
- the fam162a gene encoding protein FAM162B, whose protein sequence is MNLVRSRLSIGNLLGQRSRQVSETWSHRGMCNKPQEAKAEPPPSAPAHAPRPGFRIPGYRPSPLDKKILVWSGRFKTADQIPELVSFEMIDAARNRMRVKACYVMMATTIGACLLMVFLGKRAAGRHESLTGQNMEKKAKWREELQREREASLSLSEKAQ, encoded by the exons atgaatCTCGTCAGGTCTCGCCTTTCCATCGGCAACCTCTTAG GTCAGAGGAGCAGACAGGTCAGTGAGACCTGGAGCCACAGAGGGATGTGCAATAAACCGCAGGAGGCCAAAGCAGAGCCTCCGCCTTCAGCTCCAGCACATG CACCTCGCCCCGGGTTTAGAATCCCAGGCTACAGACCCTCCCCGTTGGACAAGAAGATCTTGGTCTGGTCGGGACGCTTCAAGACAGCAGACCAGATACCAGAGCTTGTGTC GTTCGAGATGATTGACGCCGCCAGAAACAGAATGAGAGTGAAAGCCTGCTATGTGATGATGGCGACTACAATAGGGGCCTGCTTGTTGATGGTCTTCCTGGGCAAAAGG GCTGCAGGCAGACACGAGTCCCTAACGGGTCAAAACATGGAGAAGAAAGCTAAATGGAGGGAGGAACtacaaagagagagggaagctAGTCTTTCCCTGTCTGAGAAGGCTCAGTGA